One Miscanthus floridulus cultivar M001 chromosome 11, ASM1932011v1, whole genome shotgun sequence DNA window includes the following coding sequences:
- the LOC136493202 gene encoding uncharacterized protein: protein MSGASARGRLSPASGGGGDSEPRSARGRTRSVSATRGRKPSPRPGRDAAAAAGATEDKKPAAVPTLLPSLSVPAGMRRQELLLRSGLSLDASCSSDASSDSFCSRASTGRIGRPAFGARKKKTLSQTDYKPVSMLEREGGLASQTDAAGVKRRCAWVTANTDPCYAAFHDEEWGVPVHDDKKLFELLVLSGALAELTWPAILNKRDIFREVFMDFDPVLVSKLSEKKIIAPGSPSGSLLSEQKLRGVIENARQILKIIEEFGSFDKYCWSFVNHKPILSRFRYSRHVPVKTSKADAISKDLVRRGFRSVGPTVVYTFMQVSGMTNDHLICCYRFAECVASSAGAVKLTDGSLANSSDSNHATAEQKMNGTNGLDSDIELSRTIDELSIS, encoded by the exons ATGTCCGGGGCTAGCGCGAGGGGGCGGCTGTCGCCGGcgtccggcggcggcggggactcCGAACCGCGATCCGCGAGGGGCCGGACGCGCTCGGTGTCCGCTACTCGCGGCCGGAAGCCCTCACCGAGGCCCGGGAGGGATGCAGCCGCGGCGGCAGGGGCAACGGAGGACAAGAAACCTGCCGCCGTGCCCACATTGCTGCCCTCGCTCAGCGTGCCCGCAGGGATGCGTCGGCAGGAGCTGCTGCTGCGCTCGGGGCTGTCTCTTGACGCGTCCTGCTCCTCGGACGCGTCCTCGGACTCCTTCTGCAGCCGGGCATCCACGGGCCGGATTGGGAGGCCGGCATTTGgggctaggaagaagaagacccTCTCTCAGACTGATTACAAGCCTGTTTCCATGCTGGAAAGGGAGGGTGGATTGGCTTCCCAGACTGATGCTGCTGGTGTGAAGAGGAGGTGCGCGTGGGTGACAGCAAATACTG ATCCCTGTTATGCTGCATTTCACGATGAAGAGTGGGGAGTTCCTGTTCATGATGACAA GAAGTTATTTGAGCTGCTAGTGCTGTCAGGGGCATTAGCTGAACTGACATGGCCAGCAATTCTGAATAAGAGAGACATATTCAG GGAAGTTTTCATGGATTTTGACCcagtattggtctcaaaattaagtgAGAAGAAGATTATTGCACCTGGAAGTCCTAGCGGCTCCTTGTTATCTGAACAGAAACTGCGTGGTGTTATTGAAAATGCACGCCAAATACTCAAG ATCATAGAGGAATTTGGATCATTTGATAAATACTGTTGGAGCTTCGTGAACCACAAACCTATATTGAGCCGATTCAGGTACTCTCGTCATGTGCCTGTCAAAACATCAAAAGCAGATGCCATAAGCAAAGACTTGGTTCGAAGGGGTTTCCGCAGCGTCGGCCCAACAGTCGTTTATACCTTCATGCAAGTCTCTGGCATGACTAACGACCACCTTATCTGCTGCTACCGTTTTGCTGAATGTGTGGCCTCCTCAGCTGGTGCTGTTAAACTTACCGATGGAAGCCTAGCAAATTCAAGTGATAGCAACCATGCCACGGCAGAGCAGAAGATGAACGGGACGAATGGGCTGGATTCAGATATTGAACTCTCCAGGACTATAGATGAGCTCAGCATTTCATAG
- the LOC136492039 gene encoding beta-D-glucosyl crocetin beta-1,6-glucosyltransferase-like: MSGLASTERRSAATACGELADVSGEDEEEEAQQEAEKETAREMVKASFSDRGAGRNRKSSMPAVHLSTCSAAATSFFIHCLGSARAGRAFPFQGVGLGSAEEEAKYTSMFVVRDHPDALVPERNRLLLSLARSSCFVAIKTCADIERPYMGYLSELLDGNEIVPVGPLLVDDSDAGGASAGTSSESDRVTRWLDTQPPASMVLVSVGSEYFMSEQQLARMARGLELSGERFLWVVWFPKGPEDDDDAARALPRGFAPAPGHGLVVEGWAPQSRVLAHPACGAFLSHCGWSSVLESLAAGVPIVALPLHIDQPLGANLAAELGTAVCVPQERFGEFRAEDVARAVRGAMRGEESRALRRRAAELREVVARNDADGAQVDALVQRMARLCGKGQQRVARRRPRVEEVEEEVVQADCDLIATIIYGHVSF; the protein is encoded by the coding sequence ATGAGCGGGCTGGCGAGCACGGAGAGGAGGTCCGCGGCGACGGCCTGCGGGGAGCTGGCTGATGTGTcgggcgaggacgaggaggaggaggcgcagcAGGAGGCGGAGAAGGAGACGGCGAGGGAGATGGTGAAGGCCAGCTTCAGCGACAGGGGAGCTGGCCGGAACCGCAAGAGTAGCATGCCCGCGGTGCACCTCAGCACCTgcagcgccgccgccacctccttcTTCATCCACTGCCTCGGCAGCGCCCGAGCCGGCCGCGCGTTCCCGTTCCAGGGCGTCGGACTCGGCAgcgccgaggaggaggccaagtACACGTCCATGTTCGTTGTCCGCGACCACCCCGACGCCCTGGTCCCCGAGCGCAACCGCCTGCTGCTCAGCCTCGCGCGCTCCTCGTGCTTCGTGGCCATCAAGACGTGCGCCGACATCGAGCGACCCTACATGGGCTACCTCTCCGAGCTCCTGGACGGCAACGAGATCGTCCCCGTCGGCCCGCTGCTCGTGGATGACTCCGACGCCGGCGGCGCCAGCGCCGGCACGTCGTCCGAGTCCGACCGCGTCACGCGGTGGCTCGACACCCAGCCCCCCGCCTCCATGGTGCTCGTCTCCGTCGGCAGCGAGTACTTCATGTCGGAGCAGCAGTTGGCGCGGATGGCGCGCGGCCTGGAGCTCAGTGGCGAGCGATTCTTGTGGGTGGTGTGGTTCCCCAAGGGccccgaggacgacgacgacgcggcgcGCGCGCTGCCCCGCGGGTTCGCCCCGGCGCCCGGGCATGGTCTGGTGGTGGAAGGGTGGGCGCCGCAGAGCCGCGTCCTGGCGCACCCGGCCTGCGGCGCGTTCCTGTCACACTGCGGTTGGAGCTCCGTGCTGGAGTCCCTGGCGGCGGGCGTGCCGATCGTGGCGCTCCCGCTGCACATCGACCAGCCGCTGGGCGCCAACCTGGCCGCGGAGCTGGGCACCGCCGTGTGCGTGCCGCAGGAGCGGTTCGGGGAGTTCCGGGCCGAGGACGTGGCGCGCGCGGTGCGCGGAGCCATGCGCGGGGAGGAGAGCCGCGCGCTCAGGCGCCGCGCCGCGGAGCTGCGGGAGGTGGTGGCGCGGAACGACGCGGACGGCGCGCAGGTCGACGCGCTCGTCCAGCGCATGGCACGGCTCTGCGGCAAGGGACAGCAGCGAGTGGCCAGGCGGCGCCCACGGGTTGAGGaagtcgaagaggaggtggtccaggCGGATTGTGATTTGATTGCCACTATCATCTACGGCCACGTCAGCTTCTAA